A region from the Candidatus Electrothrix scaldis genome encodes:
- a CDS encoding OmpA family protein, whose amino-acid sequence MVSTGKTFLFTAFLILALALAACAPKTVPSKRASSNKPTTLNKGIPLLGKRILSSIPKKRAIVLLEPFKEATLYDEIEASVEIEQLLLKVGSRKKYAGIRLITTADASDKELEKADYILKGVISYTAFPEKPGQKYYQILASLADRKTGALTARESVWVYSVPYGKLELPVITADPTAKRKVVEIMKKKKISVKDIKTDARIAKAKAAYRDGNYAEVREILEKLIKSSGKGVLDAYRMLYLASLQMNDQDRAASAFLQMINIGFRNTHRMPLLFLFESDSTEFALHRDQEYDIWIKQLITYMKENPKKCMHIIGHTSKQGEFQYNMELSASRAAYIKNRLIQDAELPELGNRITVEGKGETETKDGSEPDSDQNMIDRRVEFELFNCSM is encoded by the coding sequence ATGGTATCCACAGGAAAGACCTTTCTCTTCACCGCATTCCTCATCCTTGCTCTCGCGCTTGCCGCCTGCGCACCCAAAACAGTCCCCAGCAAGCGAGCAAGCAGTAACAAACCTACGACGCTCAACAAGGGTATCCCTCTCCTGGGCAAACGCATCTTGAGCAGCATACCGAAAAAGAGAGCGATCGTCCTGCTGGAGCCTTTCAAAGAAGCAACGCTCTATGATGAGATTGAGGCGAGTGTGGAAATCGAACAACTCCTTTTAAAGGTTGGCAGCCGTAAAAAATACGCTGGTATCCGTCTCATAACCACGGCAGATGCCTCTGATAAAGAGCTGGAAAAAGCAGATTACATCCTCAAAGGTGTGATCAGTTACACTGCTTTCCCCGAGAAACCAGGGCAAAAATATTATCAGATCCTGGCCTCTCTGGCTGATAGAAAAACAGGTGCTTTGACCGCCCGGGAATCCGTCTGGGTCTACTCGGTGCCGTACGGCAAGCTGGAACTCCCTGTCATCACAGCAGACCCAACAGCCAAGCGTAAGGTCGTCGAGATTATGAAGAAAAAGAAGATTTCAGTCAAAGACATCAAAACCGATGCCCGGATCGCTAAGGCAAAGGCCGCCTATCGAGACGGGAACTACGCAGAGGTTCGGGAAATTCTGGAAAAACTCATCAAATCTTCCGGCAAGGGTGTCCTGGATGCCTACCGCATGCTGTATCTGGCCTCGCTGCAAATGAATGACCAGGACCGAGCAGCAAGCGCTTTCTTGCAAATGATCAACATCGGTTTCAGAAACACCCATAGAATGCCGCTTCTCTTTCTCTTTGAATCCGACAGTACGGAGTTTGCCCTGCATCGTGACCAGGAATACGATATCTGGATCAAGCAGCTGATTACCTATATGAAAGAAAATCCCAAAAAATGTATGCACATCATAGGCCATACAAGCAAGCAGGGAGAATTCCAATACAACATGGAACTTTCAGCAAGCCGGGCAGCCTATATCAAAAATAGATTGATTCAGGACGCAGAACTGCCTGAACTCGGCAACCGCATTACGGTTGAAGGAAAAGGAGAAACCGAGACCAAAGACGGCAGTGAGCCGGATAGTGACCAAAATATGATTGATCGACGGGTGGAATTTGAGCTATTCAATTGCTCTATGTGA
- the minC gene encoding septum site-determining protein MinC: protein MQQTFDLKGSSFTIPMLSLRGSNIQQISAQLTEKVRQAPSFFHNAPVVLNLGILPDPERIDITELLALVREQGFLPVGISNCTEEQQKQAGILKLPVLTTRGSGKAQGEKNEEEEIQPEAETKPDSAQTAAPPAATVISDPIRSGQRIVVKEGDLIVLSSVGSGAEVTAAGNIHVYGALRGRAFAGSSGNPESRIFCQQLRAELVAVAGIYLVNEKFPDSLRGQPVHIRLQAERIRISPL from the coding sequence ATGCAACAAACTTTTGATCTGAAAGGCTCATCCTTTACGATCCCTATGCTTTCCCTGCGTGGGAGCAATATCCAGCAGATATCTGCCCAGCTGACAGAGAAAGTTCGTCAAGCCCCCTCATTCTTCCACAACGCACCGGTTGTTCTTAACCTGGGCATACTTCCTGATCCTGAGCGGATTGACATCACCGAGTTGCTGGCGCTGGTGCGGGAGCAGGGTTTTCTTCCTGTCGGTATCAGCAACTGCACCGAAGAGCAACAAAAACAGGCCGGAATTCTCAAGCTGCCCGTGCTGACCACACGCGGAAGTGGAAAAGCGCAGGGGGAGAAAAACGAGGAAGAAGAGATACAGCCTGAAGCAGAAACAAAGCCTGACAGCGCTCAAACCGCTGCCCCCCCTGCTGCCACGGTCATCAGCGACCCGATACGTTCCGGGCAACGAATTGTCGTGAAAGAGGGTGATCTTATCGTCTTGTCCTCAGTCGGTTCTGGGGCAGAGGTGACCGCAGCCGGTAATATTCATGTCTACGGCGCCCTGCGCGGACGAGCTTTTGCAGGCAGCAGCGGTAACCCTGAGTCCCGAATATTTTGCCAGCAGCTGCGAGCAGAACTTGTTGCTGTGGCCGGAATCTATCTGGTCAATGAAAAATTCCCTGATAGCCTGCGGGGGCAACCCGTCCATATCCGGCTTCAGGCAGAAAGAATACGTATCTCTCCATTATAA
- the minD gene encoding septum site-determining protein MinD gives MTRIIVVTSGKGGVGKTTTSAAFATGLALQGYKTAVIDFDVGLRNLDLIMGCERRVVYDFVNVINKEASLNQALIRDKRIDNLYILPASQTRDKEALTMEGVETVINELTKSFDYIICDSPAGIEHGAYMAMYFADEAIVVTNPEISSVRDSDRILGLLASKTKRIVENRTPVKEYLLLTRYSPERVKSGEMLSVEDIQEILSIPLLGVIPESQSVLTASNQGIPVIMNKNSRAGLAYTDCIGRFLGEEIELRFIDAKKSGIFGKLFGGR, from the coding sequence TTGACCAGAATAATAGTAGTTACCTCCGGCAAAGGAGGCGTCGGCAAAACCACAACCAGTGCGGCCTTTGCAACCGGCCTGGCATTACAGGGGTACAAGACTGCGGTTATTGACTTTGATGTTGGCCTGCGCAATCTGGACCTGATTATGGGTTGTGAGCGCAGAGTTGTTTACGATTTTGTCAACGTGATCAATAAAGAAGCCAGCTTGAATCAGGCGCTGATCCGGGACAAACGCATAGACAACCTCTACATTCTGCCAGCCTCCCAGACTAGGGATAAGGAAGCGCTGACAATGGAGGGCGTTGAGACGGTCATTAACGAGCTGACAAAAAGCTTTGATTACATCATCTGTGATTCGCCAGCTGGGATTGAGCACGGAGCCTATATGGCTATGTACTTTGCCGATGAGGCCATCGTGGTCACAAATCCGGAGATTTCCTCTGTCCGCGATTCAGACAGAATACTTGGCCTGCTGGCCAGTAAAACCAAAAGAATCGTGGAAAACCGAACGCCGGTGAAAGAGTACCTGCTCCTCACCCGCTATTCTCCTGAACGGGTAAAGAGCGGAGAAATGCTCTCTGTTGAGGATATCCAGGAAATCCTCTCTATCCCGCTCCTGGGGGTAATACCGGAATCACAATCTGTGCTTACCGCATCAAACCAGGGCATCCCAGTTATTATGAATAAAAACAGTCGGGCGGGTCTGGCCTATACCGATTGCATAGGGCGTTTTCTTGGTGAAGAGATTGAACTCCGTTTCATTGATGCAAAAAAAAGTGGCATCTTTGGTAAACTTTTCGGAGGGAGATAA
- the minE gene encoding cell division topological specificity factor MinE — MGLFDYFHANRKSADVAKERLSILIARDHFHRSQPSFLPALQNELLEVIKKYVDIKQDDVTVTLDREEDCEILELNIALPEKSRYKDL, encoded by the coding sequence ATGGGATTATTTGATTATTTCCATGCGAATCGAAAATCCGCCGATGTGGCCAAGGAACGCCTGAGTATCCTTATTGCCCGTGACCATTTCCACAGAAGCCAACCCTCCTTTTTACCGGCCCTACAAAATGAGCTTCTGGAGGTCATTAAGAAATACGTGGATATCAAGCAGGATGATGTCACTGTCACTTTGGACAGGGAAGAAGATTGCGAAATCCTGGAACTGAACATTGCCCTGCCGGAAAAAAGCCGTTACAAAGACCTGTAG
- a CDS encoding glycine zipper domain-containing protein: MKAMQIITVFLSLFMLSSCMMANKGQMGAAGGAAGGAILGQAIGHNTEATLLGAAIGGMLGYIVGNEMDKYDRQMLNNVYEATPSGQTETWVNPDHGNQYQVTPQPAYTGPNNQQCRKAEILAVIDGRTERTYSTACRDRNGQWQLQ; encoded by the coding sequence ATGAAAGCAATGCAAATCATCACAGTATTCTTGTCTCTTTTCATGCTCTCCTCTTGCATGATGGCCAACAAAGGACAAATGGGAGCGGCAGGTGGCGCAGCGGGTGGCGCAATTCTCGGACAGGCAATTGGTCATAATACTGAAGCCACGCTGCTTGGTGCTGCAATCGGTGGAATGCTCGGTTATATCGTTGGCAATGAAATGGATAAATATGACCGCCAGATGCTCAATAATGTCTATGAAGCCACGCCATCAGGACAAACCGAAACCTGGGTCAACCCTGATCACGGGAACCAGTATCAGGTCACTCCTCAACCAGCCTATACAGGACCGAATAATCAGCAATGCCGTAAAGCTGAAATTCTGGCTGTGATTGACGGAAGAACAGAAAGGACCTACTCCACAGCCTGTCGCGACAGAAACGGTCAGTGGCAGCTTCAGTAG
- a CDS encoding secondary thiamine-phosphate synthase enzyme YjbQ, whose protein sequence is MHCGKFSVSTTAHMQFVDITGKAQERVKESSVRDGILYLFNPHTTAGLTINEGCDPDVQHDLLGVFRTIIPSSYPYRHAEGNSPSHMMTTLTGSSLTLIITEDKIQLGTWQRIFFCEYDGPRSRKIHWKIIAG, encoded by the coding sequence ATGCATTGCGGTAAATTTTCAGTCAGCACCACGGCCCATATGCAGTTTGTCGATATAACAGGCAAGGCGCAAGAAAGAGTAAAGGAATCTTCTGTTCGCGATGGCATCCTCTACCTGTTTAATCCGCATACCACTGCTGGCTTGACTATTAACGAGGGTTGTGACCCGGATGTGCAGCATGATCTGCTTGGGGTCTTCCGAACCATTATCCCAAGCTCCTATCCCTACCGCCATGCTGAGGGCAACTCTCCCTCGCACATGATGACGACCCTCACCGGGAGTTCGCTAACTCTTATTATCACAGAGGACAAAATCCAACTGGGCACTTGGCAGCGGATTTTTTTCTGCGAATATGACGGGCCAAGAAGCCGTAAGATACATTGGAAAATTATAGCAGGATGA
- a CDS encoding CvpA family protein translates to MSVLILFVVYGLWVGFFRQLPFVISLIGSYAASALYAGKLMPHLAQVTENPKGIFGGSFLILLIVLTLLLKLIGTLLGKVIQVKVVGWGNRLFLGAPLALVKGLALVVILVMFLAASLPPADHFFRDSLIAPYLEQGSDMARSVIQDAEIRKDLRPRKAAPVEKKAENPQQVQAPIQQEEMPLNPAPQQVRPSQAGDDPASSTEIVH, encoded by the coding sequence TTGTCGGTCCTGATCCTCTTTGTCGTGTATGGGCTTTGGGTGGGATTCTTTCGCCAGTTGCCCTTTGTCATTTCCCTGATCGGCAGCTATGCCGCTTCTGCCCTCTATGCCGGGAAATTGATGCCCCATCTTGCCCAGGTCACGGAAAACCCCAAAGGAATTTTTGGGGGCAGCTTTCTGATCCTGTTGATTGTCTTGACCCTACTTCTGAAATTAATTGGTACTTTGCTCGGCAAGGTTATTCAGGTCAAGGTGGTTGGTTGGGGAAATCGGCTTTTCCTGGGCGCGCCTCTTGCCTTGGTGAAGGGACTTGCCTTGGTGGTTATCCTGGTTATGTTTCTCGCTGCGAGCCTTCCTCCGGCAGATCATTTCTTCCGTGATTCCTTGATAGCCCCCTATCTTGAGCAGGGCAGCGATATGGCACGCAGTGTTATTCAGGATGCAGAGATCAGGAAGGATCTCAGACCTCGTAAGGCAGCACCTGTTGAGAAAAAGGCGGAGAATCCGCAGCAGGTTCAGGCCCCGATCCAGCAGGAGGAAATGCCTCTGAATCCCGCTCCTCAGCAGGTTCGTCCCTCACAAGCTGGTGATGATCCGGCAAGCAGTACCGAGATCGTTCATTAA
- a CDS encoding 4'-phosphopantetheinyl transferase superfamily protein gives MDIRSFFTTQQYYSGIPVHYHQDEQQWLSLIDLQLVEQALLSDEARLLQRVLSPTEHTYFQHFKYMKRKKEWLGGRIAAKATFFASTQDTIQDPRSISILPNKHGRPIAEGVPSSSGKDLLLSLSHSDTFAVALVRSGKTCGVDLQEISTKLADLTSHFATNEELQRLTGQIDYDEDTRLTMLWTVKEALKKALLHDQSAIFSETELQEATRLNDAAWRFLCTVQGQRQSVLVYPLPPYVLSITEEKKHA, from the coding sequence ATGGACATTCGCTCTTTTTTTACGACCCAACAATATTATAGCGGCATTCCTGTTCACTATCACCAGGATGAGCAGCAATGGCTCAGTCTGATTGATCTCCAGCTGGTCGAACAGGCTCTGCTCTCTGATGAAGCAAGGCTTTTGCAGCGCGTTCTTTCCCCCACAGAACACACCTATTTCCAGCATTTTAAATATATGAAGCGAAAAAAAGAATGGCTGGGTGGTAGAATTGCCGCCAAGGCAACGTTCTTTGCCTCCACTCAGGATACGATTCAGGACCCACGCAGCATAAGCATCCTGCCCAATAAGCACGGTCGTCCTATTGCGGAAGGCGTTCCCAGCTCTTCCGGGAAGGACCTACTGCTCTCCCTGTCTCATAGTGATACCTTTGCTGTTGCCCTGGTACGCTCAGGAAAAACCTGCGGAGTAGATTTACAAGAGATCTCCACCAAGCTTGCTGATCTGACCAGCCATTTTGCCACAAACGAGGAGTTGCAGCGCCTTACAGGGCAGATAGATTACGATGAGGACACCCGCCTGACCATGCTCTGGACCGTGAAAGAGGCTCTGAAAAAGGCCCTGCTCCATGACCAATCAGCAATCTTTTCCGAGACAGAGCTTCAGGAGGCTACCCGGCTGAATGACGCGGCCTGGCGTTTTCTCTGCACGGTTCAGGGACAACGGCAATCCGTACTGGTCTATCCCCTGCCCCCCTATGTCCTGTCCATCACCGAAGAGAAAAAACATGCCTGA
- the mutM gene encoding bifunctional DNA-formamidopyrimidine glycosylase/DNA-(apurinic or apyrimidinic site) lyase, with translation MPELPEVEVTCRGLRPHLLERRILAVRSSGKPLRQPLPEDLIRQCLCDNTISAVERRAKYILVRFADGAVLLIHLGMTGKLGIFPKGKEGAKHDHLALSLDNGSELRFNDARRFGSLVVWPADEAKELEQAFLARQGLEPLSTEFTGENLYERARQCRLPIKSFLMDSHRISGIGNIYANETLFAAGIHPLCPANSLSTEQWQEVATCAARILKQAIKAGGSTISDFLGASGQPGYFQLQLAVYGKKGEDCPRCGEEIQKEVIGGRATFFCSECQEQALIH, from the coding sequence ATGCCTGAACTCCCGGAAGTCGAAGTCACCTGCCGAGGCCTGCGTCCCCATCTCCTTGAACGGCGCATCCTTGCGGTTCGCAGCTCAGGAAAGCCATTACGCCAGCCTCTGCCTGAGGATCTGATCCGGCAATGCCTCTGCGATAATACCATCTCTGCTGTTGAGCGGCGGGCAAAATATATCTTGGTCCGCTTTGCAGATGGAGCGGTGCTGCTAATTCATCTGGGTATGACCGGCAAGCTGGGTATTTTCCCTAAAGGCAAGGAAGGAGCCAAGCATGACCATCTGGCCTTATCCCTGGATAACGGAAGCGAGCTGCGTTTCAACGATGCTCGCCGCTTCGGCAGCTTGGTGGTTTGGCCTGCGGATGAGGCGAAGGAGCTGGAGCAGGCTTTTCTTGCCCGGCAAGGACTTGAGCCCTTGAGTACGGAATTCACCGGGGAGAACCTGTATGAGCGCGCCCGGCAATGCCGGTTACCGATCAAGAGCTTCCTCATGGACAGCCACCGCATCAGTGGGATCGGGAATATCTATGCCAATGAAACCCTGTTTGCTGCGGGCATCCATCCTCTCTGTCCGGCCAATAGCCTGAGTACCGAGCAATGGCAGGAGGTGGCGACCTGCGCGGCCCGCATTCTTAAACAGGCCATCAAGGCTGGTGGCTCTACTATCTCGGATTTCCTCGGGGCCAGCGGGCAGCCAGGCTATTTTCAGTTACAGCTGGCAGTGTATGGGAAAAAGGGGGAGGACTGTCCGCGTTGCGGGGAGGAGATACAGAAAGAGGTTATAGGGGGAAGGGCGACGTTTTTTTGTTCGGAATGTCAGGAGCAGGCATTGATTCACTGA
- a CDS encoding DUF4407 domain-containing protein, whose translation MERIPEGHQYILYSISMKNFFYYIALIDTEEIKRFGKYELFLISASFTRQVLSTLFSFCVLLYGTSIILPLWYSIVISMVIVLILFSIDQAIIGSEWSLYKIYVKNKFVNFFTNVILIPLRIMPRICYSIIIAYGIATIAEIRIQHRAIDKILNTESKQFNNEYLAKTEEKERDIERKESEKKKNIAQLEEVLNSKRNALNSKKNIALSLKEKNDLDNDIIHYRDNISENQKKIMDLSEEISIIQAKVDANNEEIRLKEIEMDHEANDKDRGAKKGPRWKAFNREVIALKTQNSNNIPYLQSKRNEMQRIAALIEKNKKYLSELEKRSKELASKTEKKQYDTRTVEEISSELEKERNELNKLMKSNEIYLANYKQTLENGGFYQKNNYGPLDRYIGLKKLYNDPEYGTAAKEFSYGLKITIILLELSPVMVMLFFSPYSFYSTRMREKMERDRKRSELPDKENIFDEVDQAEQRNILLKKIRDIEKENAEIEKDIETNRRVHK comes from the coding sequence TTGGAGAGGATACCTGAAGGGCACCAATACATTCTATATTCAATATCAATGAAGAACTTTTTTTATTATATTGCATTAATTGACACTGAAGAGATAAAAAGATTTGGAAAATACGAATTATTTTTAATTTCAGCTTCATTTACACGCCAAGTATTAAGTACACTTTTTTCATTTTGTGTGCTCCTCTACGGAACTTCAATAATTTTGCCGCTATGGTACTCTATAGTTATATCGATGGTAATCGTTTTGATATTATTCAGTATCGACCAAGCTATTATTGGATCGGAGTGGTCATTATATAAAATATATGTAAAGAATAAGTTTGTAAATTTTTTTACAAATGTCATTCTTATACCGTTAAGGATCATGCCAAGAATATGCTATTCTATTATTATTGCTTACGGAATTGCAACAATTGCTGAAATAAGAATCCAGCATAGAGCTATAGATAAAATTTTAAATACAGAAAGCAAACAGTTTAACAATGAATATCTAGCAAAAACAGAAGAAAAAGAACGAGATATCGAAAGGAAAGAAAGTGAAAAGAAAAAAAATATCGCTCAACTGGAAGAGGTGCTGAACAGCAAACGGAACGCCTTAAACAGCAAAAAGAATATAGCACTCTCTTTAAAGGAAAAGAATGACCTGGACAATGATATTATTCATTACAGAGATAATATCTCTGAAAACCAAAAAAAAATAATGGATCTTTCCGAGGAAATATCGATTATTCAAGCAAAAGTTGATGCAAATAATGAGGAAATACGATTAAAAGAAATTGAAATGGATCATGAAGCAAATGATAAAGACAGAGGGGCAAAAAAAGGACCGAGATGGAAGGCATTCAACCGTGAAGTGATTGCGTTGAAAACACAAAATAGCAATAATATACCATATTTGCAAAGTAAAAGAAATGAGATGCAAAGGATTGCTGCTCTGATAGAAAAGAATAAAAAATATTTATCAGAACTAGAAAAAAGATCAAAGGAGCTGGCGAGTAAAACTGAAAAAAAACAGTATGACACAAGGACTGTTGAGGAAATTTCTTCCGAATTGGAAAAGGAAAGAAATGAATTGAATAAGCTGATGAAATCAAATGAAATTTATCTGGCTAATTACAAGCAAACATTGGAAAATGGGGGGTTTTATCAAAAAAATAACTATGGCCCTCTTGATAGATATATTGGTTTAAAAAAATTATACAATGATCCTGAATACGGGACAGCTGCAAAGGAATTTTCTTACGGTCTCAAGATAACTATCATATTGCTAGAGCTGTCCCCTGTAATGGTTATGTTGTTTTTCTCACCATATAGCTTCTATTCAACGAGAATGAGAGAAAAAATGGAGAGGGATAGAAAAAGATCGGAATTACCTGATAAGGAGAACATCTTTGATGAGGTAGATCAAGCAGAACAAAGGAATATTTTGTTAAAAAAAATCAGGGATATTGAAAAAGAGAATGCAGAAATTGAAAAGGATATTGAAACGAATAGAAGAGTTCACAAATAG
- a CDS encoding caspase family protein, with product MVNRYIIVTVLLLLIAAPVQAIDPSRYFGKSYAVVIGIRNYPTHWDALEYAEKDAKAMAELLEKQGFEVRRFIGREATRNNIVSYLEDDLATRLTTNDRIIFYFSGHGATKERGGKNFGYIIPYEGTDRSATWISMEKLRELAQKLGYAHHQLFIFDSCFGGLFATKGHMNSEPEDTPNYIGEMAKHRARQYLTAGGAGEQTPAGSQLPGYREHSHYTAYLLKGLEGAADTYRDGVITASELDAYLGPAATSNMNKPRGDSFAGHEQGNFLFRSPLPATTRGGTIFTSQTKGFQSGRNEDRREVERLQAEIERLERLRAEERSRPKSYTPESYTKPVAVKNTLSKEDQAQALYEWQHDIQGSASSYTVEQFLKLYPVGSHVPAAQKKLNELRARGQ from the coding sequence ATGGTGAATCGCTATATTATTGTTACGGTGCTGTTACTACTCATTGCTGCTCCCGTTCAGGCTATTGACCCCTCCCGCTATTTCGGTAAAAGTTATGCTGTTGTGATCGGTATTCGTAACTATCCAACCCATTGGGATGCGCTGGAATATGCCGAAAAAGATGCAAAGGCTATGGCTGAACTTCTTGAGAAGCAGGGATTTGAGGTGCGGCGTTTCATCGGTCGAGAGGCGACAAGAAATAATATTGTCTCCTATTTGGAAGATGATCTGGCAACACGATTGACTACGAATGACCGCATTATTTTTTATTTTTCTGGACATGGCGCGACCAAAGAGCGAGGCGGCAAAAACTTCGGATATATTATTCCTTATGAGGGCACAGATCGTTCTGCAACTTGGATCAGCATGGAGAAACTTCGAGAGCTTGCCCAAAAACTCGGTTATGCTCACCATCAGTTGTTTATCTTTGATTCCTGTTTCGGAGGGTTGTTTGCGACTAAGGGGCATATGAATTCAGAGCCGGAGGACACCCCTAATTACATTGGGGAGATGGCGAAGCATCGTGCACGACAATACCTGACAGCCGGTGGTGCCGGAGAGCAAACCCCGGCAGGTAGCCAACTCCCCGGATACAGAGAGCATAGCCACTATACGGCGTATCTTCTTAAAGGGCTTGAAGGTGCTGCAGACACCTATCGCGATGGAGTCATAACTGCAAGCGAGCTTGATGCCTATCTTGGGCCAGCGGCTACGAGCAACATGAACAAACCACGGGGGGACAGCTTTGCTGGTCATGAGCAAGGAAATTTTCTTTTTCGTTCTCCGTTGCCTGCAACGACAAGAGGGGGCACTATATTCACCTCTCAAACGAAGGGATTTCAGTCGGGTAGAAACGAGGATAGGCGTGAGGTAGAGAGGTTGCAGGCAGAGATAGAGCGATTAGAGAGATTGCGAGCAGAAGAAAGATCAAGGCCAAAATCATACACACCAGAATCATACACTAAACCTGTAGCGGTAAAAAACACGTTGAGCAAAGAGGATCAAGCTCAGGCTCTTTATGAGTGGCAGCATGATATCCAAGGTTCTGCCAGCTCCTATACAGTTGAGCAATTTCTCAAACTATACCCTGTGGGCTCTCATGTGCCAGCTGCACAGAAGAAACTGAACGAACTACGTGCGCGTGGTCAATAG
- a CDS encoding nucleotidyltransferase domain-containing protein: METNSKELQQILDHLKAVNLHKVILFGSVAKGQQHEHSDIDLLVVTDDEFFPKNYQEKSELYLKVSETLTEVAGRIPIDLIVFTKSMYQRFVQLGSLFSKEILQHGIILYETDHARMAGQSQR, translated from the coding sequence ATGGAAACAAACAGTAAGGAACTGCAACAAATCCTCGACCACCTGAAAGCCGTGAATCTCCACAAGGTCATCCTGTTCGGCTCTGTTGCCAAAGGGCAGCAGCACGAGCACAGCGACATCGACCTGCTGGTCGTGACCGACGATGAGTTCTTCCCGAAAAATTATCAGGAAAAAAGCGAACTGTATCTCAAGGTATCCGAGACGCTTACAGAGGTTGCTGGCAGAATACCGATCGACCTGATTGTCTTTACTAAATCCATGTATCAGCGGTTTGTTCAACTCGGCTCGCTGTTCTCCAAGGAAATTCTCCAACACGGGATTATACTTTATGAAACTGATCACGCGAGAATGGCTGGACAGAGCCAAAGATGA
- a CDS encoding HEPN domain-containing protein, which yields MKLITREWLDRAKDDLAVIEEIIDNHALTNMVAFHAQQAVEKTLKAVIEEYEIAFVRTHKLEFLLEKTKAHLDFPVDMQSIRRLDEVYTEARYPSELGLLPYGKPTEDDARTMQEFARNLHENVKSVLQ from the coding sequence ATGAAACTGATCACGCGAGAATGGCTGGACAGAGCCAAAGATGACCTTGCGGTCATTGAGGAAATTATCGACAACCATGCCCTGACCAACATGGTTGCCTTTCATGCGCAACAGGCTGTGGAGAAAACCTTGAAGGCCGTCATTGAAGAATATGAGATAGCCTTTGTCAGGACACATAAGCTGGAGTTTCTGCTTGAAAAAACAAAGGCCCATCTCGACTTCCCTGTTGACATGCAGTCTATCAGGCGGCTCGACGAAGTCTACACGGAAGCGAGATATCCGTCAGAGTTAGGGCTGCTTCCCTATGGTAAACCCACTGAAGATGATGCCCGAACGATGCAGGAATTCGCCCGAAACCTGCACGAGAATGTAAAGTCTGTGTTGCAATAA